Proteins from a genomic interval of Quercus robur chromosome 9, dhQueRobu3.1, whole genome shotgun sequence:
- the LOC126700667 gene encoding uncharacterized protein LOC126700667: MDSTVLSREEQEELVRSKKKVKDVSHEGYRGRQESVLKPPYREQGGWSEANSFKDKLIGDIPGAYTQAFNFSDIMEDDEESDEEVENLREGLVAVKLSKDFKKKIRTPWTRALIVKVYGRGVGLSFLHSRLLAMWKPAGRLDCVDLEQGFFLTRFYLKEDYEAILQRGPWFIGEHFLSIRPWEPNFRPESANVTSVAVWIRLNGLPIEYYNSEAVLQIGKSIGNVLRVDTHTANEARGRFARLCVQIDVEKPLVTAVLIGRFEQSVCYEGIQKLCFSCGRLGHKKETCPYTV; encoded by the coding sequence ATGGACTCCACCGTGCTCTCAAGGGAAGAACAAGAGGAGCTTGTTCGTAGcaagaaaaaagtaaaggatGTGAGCCATGAGGGCTATCGAGGAAGACAAGAGTCAGTCTTGAAGCCTCCATACCGTGAGCAGGGAGGGTGGAGTGAGGCAAACTCTTTTAAGGATAAACTTATTGGAGATATACCGGGGGCTTACACCCAAGCTTTCAACTTTAGCGACATCATGGAGGATGATGAGGAATCGGATGAGGAGGTTGAAAACCTCCGAGAAGGGCTTGTGGCCGTTAAACTATCCAAGGACTTCAAGAAGAAGATCCGTACGCCATGGACAAGGGCCCTCATTGTCAAGGTCTATGGTAGGGGGGTGGGTTTAAGTTTCCTACATAGCAGATTGTTAGCCATGTGGAAGCCCGCCGGAAGACTTGACTGTGTGGACTTGGAGCAGGGATTTTTTCTGACTAGATTTTACTTGAAAGAGGATTATGAAGCTATCCTTCAGAGGGGACCTTGGTTCATTGGAGAACATTTCCTCTCCATTAGACCATGGGAACCAAACTTTCGACCGGAATCGGCAAACGTTACATCGGTGGCCGTCTGGATTAGACTTAACGGATTGCCAATCGAGTACTACAACTCGGAAGCTGTTTTACAAATTGGAAAGTCCATTGGCAACGTATTACGGGTCGACACCCACACTGCGAACGAAGCTAGAGGCAGGTTTGCTAGACTCTGTGTGCAGATCGATGTGGAAAAACCGTTGGTGACGGCGGTGTTAATAGGGAGGTTTGAACAATCGGTTTGCTATGAAGGCATCCAGAAATTATGTTTCTCCTGCGGCAGATTGGGCCACAAGAAGGAAACCTGTCCGTACACGGTCTGA